The Aureispira anguillae genome contains a region encoding:
- a CDS encoding T9SS type A sorting domain-containing protein, translating to MRYIFIVLGLIYSLNCFAQQHDNYWLVGAGQSGIKSTQITFSGSFALDSISRNMRINRAAISISDSIGNLIFYSNGIKIHNAQHQLMQNGDSLNPGQVADNFRQTGYPINESMIAIPHPVQTNKYYIFHQAITNTSAIAGFADKLYYTLVDMNLNGGLGEVEIKNQILLENDSMCGGQLEVVKHGNGRDWWLIQPMSGTNGYHVFLIAGNIISYHHKQYLGTSKILGSEAAGQATFSHQGDKYFRYDYRNDLDIYDFDRCSGYLSNYLHIPVIDSIDNLAGSGASSGAAVSLNDRYLYVSSWIYMYQFDLWASNIAASKDTVAIHDNFTPTAIPTLFSSIQTAPDGKIYGRAYSNQYLHVVDYPDLAGTACNVRQHGIDIFFHNGQFLPNMPHYRTPRLAGSACDTLTNVVDIQKVMNQVTLYPNPSSNSVTIESESVIENVIIYDALGREVNNLQTINQRIVELGIRDLENGIYTVRVELGNGRILNKQLVVQKD from the coding sequence ATGAGATACATTTTTATAGTTCTAGGTTTAATTTATTCTTTGAATTGTTTTGCGCAACAACACGATAATTATTGGTTGGTAGGAGCAGGGCAGTCAGGAATAAAGTCAACGCAAATTACTTTTAGTGGTTCGTTTGCGTTAGATAGTATTTCAAGAAATATGCGGATAAATAGAGCGGCTATATCTATATCTGATAGTATAGGCAATTTAATTTTTTACTCCAATGGGATAAAAATACACAATGCACAACATCAGTTGATGCAGAATGGAGATAGTTTGAATCCTGGACAAGTAGCAGATAATTTTAGGCAAACTGGTTATCCGATAAATGAAAGCATGATAGCTATCCCTCATCCTGTTCAAACAAACAAGTATTATATTTTTCACCAAGCGATTACAAACACAAGTGCCATAGCAGGTTTTGCAGATAAATTGTATTACACTTTAGTGGATATGAATTTGAATGGGGGCTTGGGAGAAGTTGAAATAAAAAATCAAATTTTATTGGAAAATGATTCGATGTGTGGAGGTCAACTAGAGGTCGTCAAACATGGAAATGGCAGAGATTGGTGGTTGATACAACCCATGAGTGGAACGAATGGCTATCATGTTTTTTTGATTGCAGGCAATATTATTTCTTATCATCATAAACAATATTTGGGTACGTCTAAGATTTTAGGAAGTGAAGCTGCAGGGCAAGCTACTTTCAGCCATCAAGGAGATAAATACTTTAGATATGACTATAGAAATGATTTAGATATTTATGATTTTGATCGTTGTTCGGGGTATTTGTCTAATTATTTACATATTCCTGTAATTGATTCTATTGATAATTTGGCAGGTAGTGGAGCCTCATCAGGTGCAGCTGTATCTCTCAATGATCGCTATTTATATGTTTCTTCTTGGATTTATATGTACCAGTTTGATTTATGGGCATCTAATATAGCGGCATCAAAAGATACGGTAGCGATCCACGATAATTTTACACCTACTGCTATTCCTACTTTATTCAGTTCTATACAAACGGCACCTGATGGCAAAATATATGGTCGTGCTTATAGTAATCAATACCTTCATGTAGTAGATTATCCCGATTTAGCAGGCACAGCTTGTAATGTTCGACAACACGGTATAGATATATTTTTTCATAATGGACAGTTTTTACCCAATATGCCCCACTACAGAACTCCTAGATTAGCGGGTTCTGCCTGTGACACACTTACGAATGTAGTAGATATACAGAAAGTAATGAATCAAGTCACTCTTTACCCCAACCCAAGTAGTAATAGTGTTACTATAGAATCAGAATCTGTCATAGAAAATGTAATAATTTATGATGCGTTAGGAAGAGAGGTAAACAATCTGCAAACCATAAATCAACGAATAGTGGAGTTGGGGATAAGGGATTTAGAAAATGGGATTTATACTGTTCGAGTAGAGTTGGGGAATGGAAGGATATTGAATAAACAATTGGTTGTTCAGAAAGATTGA
- a CDS encoding purple acid phosphatase family protein produces MRKLWCIFFIVAILVMDTYARTGRYRCMIRDEPSTTLTIGWEQITGNNPMVYYGTMDNGQDYNKYAHQAYPKRTVHAKGMHNHFARLTKLRPNTIYFFVIKDSEGVSKRFSFKTLPDEHESRLSIIGGGDSRNHKIARQNANKVVARCRPHFVLFAGDMTGGDSNREWQEWLDDWQLTIGEDGRMTAVVTARGNHERSDASIVDMFDVPHEMVYYGLTFARGLMRIYTLNSMQSSNSSQLAWLERDLKESQKIAWRMAQYHHPIRPHTRRKHEQEYMRIHWGKLFHLYGIQLALECDSHMSKITWPLRASNNSSEPGYDEGFVQDPTGTVFVGEGGWGAPLRDPDDGKSWTRAIGSFNQVKWFFVDLNKIEIRTIKTENASQVGQLWDDNRFYMPANIDLWKIDGADYITLYNQNPSRFVPKKPQILMEIAASSAQFLNNEVHLKWKSVYEVEKVKFKIQVSTNKIFWKTVGIVQGLGPSASKQQIYQYTDRTSKRGGKYYYRIAAIDRSGKEFVQEYMEVRTLGSESLETIKGSVHSGQLQVPLSIREPSKVIIELFDTKRNRVFVREFDAEAGYQNFPLNIRHLEAGHYLLEVSCNGELIKKSVKIDS; encoded by the coding sequence GTGAGAAAGCTTTGGTGTATTTTTTTTATAGTTGCAATTTTGGTAATGGATACTTATGCTCGAACAGGGCGGTATCGTTGTATGATTAGAGATGAACCTTCTACAACATTAACGATAGGATGGGAACAAATAACAGGAAATAATCCTATGGTCTATTATGGTACCATGGACAATGGTCAGGACTATAATAAGTATGCTCATCAAGCCTATCCTAAACGCACGGTGCATGCCAAAGGAATGCACAATCATTTTGCTCGTTTAACAAAGTTGCGCCCCAATACAATTTATTTTTTTGTAATAAAAGATAGTGAAGGTGTCAGTAAGCGTTTTTCATTCAAAACCTTGCCAGATGAGCACGAAAGCCGTCTATCTATTATTGGTGGTGGCGATTCTAGAAACCATAAGATTGCACGACAAAATGCCAATAAAGTTGTTGCTCGTTGCCGACCGCATTTTGTACTTTTTGCTGGCGATATGACAGGAGGGGATAGCAATAGAGAATGGCAAGAATGGTTGGACGATTGGCAATTGACGATTGGGGAGGATGGGCGTATGACAGCCGTTGTTACGGCAAGGGGAAATCATGAGCGCTCGGATGCTTCTATCGTTGATATGTTTGATGTGCCACACGAAATGGTTTATTATGGATTGACATTCGCTAGAGGTCTGATGAGAATTTATACGCTCAATAGCATGCAATCGTCCAATAGTAGCCAGTTGGCTTGGTTAGAGCGTGATTTAAAAGAAAGCCAGAAAATTGCTTGGCGAATGGCTCAGTATCATCATCCCATCCGCCCTCATACTCGTCGCAAACATGAACAGGAGTATATGCGCATACATTGGGGCAAATTGTTTCATCTTTATGGAATACAGTTGGCCTTAGAATGTGACTCGCATATGTCAAAAATAACTTGGCCTTTGAGAGCGAGCAACAATAGTTCAGAACCAGGGTATGATGAAGGTTTTGTTCAAGACCCTACAGGAACGGTGTTTGTTGGTGAAGGGGGCTGGGGAGCTCCGTTGAGAGATCCTGATGATGGCAAAAGTTGGACCCGTGCAATTGGATCTTTTAATCAAGTAAAGTGGTTTTTTGTAGACCTGAATAAAATAGAAATTAGAACCATTAAAACAGAAAATGCGAGCCAAGTAGGTCAGCTTTGGGACGATAATCGCTTTTATATGCCTGCTAATATTGATCTGTGGAAAATTGATGGAGCAGACTATATTACTTTATACAATCAAAATCCTAGTAGATTTGTTCCTAAAAAACCTCAGATTTTGATGGAAATAGCGGCTAGTTCAGCTCAATTTTTAAACAATGAAGTGCATTTAAAATGGAAGTCTGTTTATGAGGTGGAGAAGGTGAAATTTAAAATACAGGTCTCTACCAATAAGATTTTTTGGAAAACGGTAGGAATTGTTCAAGGTTTGGGACCTTCTGCTAGCAAGCAACAAATCTATCAGTATACCGATAGAACCTCTAAGAGAGGAGGAAAATATTATTATAGAATCGCTGCCATTGATCGTTCGGGCAAAGAGTTTGTCCAAGAATACATGGAAGTTCGAACCCTAGGGAGCGAATCTTTGGAGACCATAAAAGGAAGTGTGCATTCGGGGCAACTTCAAGTGCCTTTAAGTATAAGAGAACCTTCTAAGGTGATTATTGAATTGTTTGATACCAAACGAAATCGGGTTTTTGTTCGAGAATTTGATGCAGAAGCAGGCTATCAAAACTTTCCCTTGAATATTCGACATTTAGAGGCAGGGCATTATTTGTTAGAGGTGAGTTGCAATGGAGAATTGATTAAAAAAAGTGTAAAAATCGACAGTTGA
- a CDS encoding cytochrome c family protein produces MSQTTKVFSLLFLSFIALTHLAVNRVPQPNFEITDETKVWKVMTSLGKVNVNVLDKQRRHDATKGQQLVMRGYTRNFKGQKTAKTSSKLFCVACHTTEKEHPQIGTMNPQSRLEHGDSVGIPFLPGAPFYGLVNRVAFFTNDYQHIFAHKNRLALQVGHRDIRKAIQACNTVYAKGRSLEAWEIESILAYLWTMELKMGDLQVPDTLITIIEDAIKTNIGNSRAVNLMRRYYQEVYPASLISPIPVGERNLISPVLNSYSNGRRVYKQSCLHCHAGKRYANFGLDRSQKTFKFLKKHFDLTSKYSIYDALRYSPGSKGNKTNPPHYTVERMSNQQLQDLRFYITQKARLGAEADDYYKNF; encoded by the coding sequence ATGTCACAAACGACAAAAGTATTTTCTTTACTCTTTCTATCCTTCATCGCACTAACTCACCTTGCAGTTAATCGTGTTCCTCAACCCAATTTTGAAATTACAGACGAAACCAAGGTATGGAAAGTCATGACAAGCTTAGGCAAAGTCAATGTTAATGTATTGGATAAACAACGTCGTCATGATGCCACTAAAGGTCAGCAATTGGTCATGCGAGGATACACTCGTAATTTTAAAGGTCAAAAAACAGCCAAAACCAGCAGTAAATTATTCTGTGTAGCCTGCCATACCACCGAAAAAGAACATCCTCAAATTGGTACGATGAATCCCCAAAGTCGTTTAGAACATGGTGATTCTGTTGGTATTCCTTTTCTTCCTGGCGCTCCTTTTTATGGTTTGGTTAATCGAGTTGCTTTTTTTACCAATGATTATCAACATATTTTTGCGCACAAAAACCGCTTAGCCCTTCAGGTTGGGCATAGAGATATTCGCAAAGCTATTCAGGCTTGTAATACAGTTTATGCTAAAGGAAGAAGCTTAGAAGCATGGGAAATAGAATCTATACTTGCTTATTTATGGACCATGGAGTTAAAAATGGGTGATTTACAAGTTCCTGATACCTTAATCACTATTATTGAAGATGCCATTAAAACCAATATAGGAAATTCTCGTGCCGTCAATCTGATGCGTCGTTATTATCAAGAAGTCTATCCTGCTTCTTTAATTAGTCCGATTCCTGTGGGAGAACGCAATTTAATTTCGCCTGTTCTTAATAGTTATAGCAATGGTCGGCGAGTGTACAAACAAAGCTGTTTGCACTGCCATGCAGGAAAACGATATGCCAATTTTGGCTTAGACAGAAGCCAAAAAACATTTAAGTTCCTCAAAAAGCACTTTGATCTAACCTCCAAATATTCTATCTATGATGCACTTAGATATAGCCCTGGGTCAAAAGGAAATAAGACGAATCCGCCCCATTACACAGTAGAACGAATGAGCAATCAACAGCTCCAAGACTTACGTTTTTATATTACACAAAAAGCAAGACTGGGTGCCGAAGCAGATGATTATTATAAAAATTTCTAA
- a CDS encoding DUF5777 family beta-barrel protein produces the protein MKYLSIILLASITFSCICTNKLNAQDKPQKEYVYQTFKDTRIINTYAVETLQKGVLDLRISHRFGDFFNQWKFENLWANFLGFENALDIGFGVEYGITNNFMVGFHRTKGAGPLKSLLHLNAKYKVLSQTKGKSMPISMAIAGSVSLSTMLTSQDKTSLASFPGGFGHRMIYSLQVLVGRKFGDRVSLQLSPTLVWRNLVEHNDNNLLVSMSASAKFQVTKVLGIILDANLPFDQLRWTGSTANGTRYRIPLGIGFEIDTGGHVFQINLTNSSGIEPTDYIPNTTLNWAEGQFRIGFTISRGFRM, from the coding sequence ATGAAATATTTATCCATTATTCTTTTGGCATCCATTACCTTTAGTTGTATTTGTACCAACAAGCTTAATGCACAAGACAAACCCCAAAAAGAATATGTTTATCAAACCTTTAAGGATACTCGTATTATCAACACTTATGCCGTAGAAACATTGCAAAAAGGGGTACTTGACCTTAGAATATCTCATCGTTTTGGGGACTTTTTTAATCAATGGAAATTTGAAAATCTCTGGGCAAATTTTCTAGGTTTCGAAAACGCCCTCGACATAGGATTTGGAGTCGAGTATGGGATTACCAATAACTTTATGGTTGGTTTCCATAGAACCAAAGGGGCTGGTCCGCTCAAGTCTTTGTTGCATCTCAACGCTAAGTACAAGGTTTTGTCTCAAACCAAAGGCAAAAGTATGCCTATTTCTATGGCAATAGCAGGATCGGTATCTCTTTCTACCATGTTAACCTCACAAGATAAAACCTCCTTGGCTTCTTTCCCTGGAGGATTTGGACATCGTATGATTTATTCCCTCCAAGTATTGGTTGGGCGAAAATTTGGCGATAGAGTCTCATTGCAGCTTTCTCCTACCCTCGTTTGGAGAAATTTGGTAGAACACAATGACAATAATCTATTGGTTAGTATGAGTGCTTCTGCTAAATTTCAAGTTACCAAGGTATTGGGTATTATTCTAGATGCCAATTTACCCTTTGATCAACTACGTTGGACAGGTAGCACTGCCAATGGTACTCGCTATCGCATTCCATTAGGAATAGGATTTGAAATAGACACAGGAGGGCATGTTTTTCAGATTAACTTAACCAATTCTTCAGGAATTGAGCCAACAGATTATATTCCCAATACAACTTTAAATTGGGCAGAGGGGCAATTTCGCATTGGCTTCACCATTTCTAGAGGCTTTAGAATGTAA
- a CDS encoding c-type cytochrome: MFGGFKIISILTSLILMIVFASFTIYTPQQEQFFLSDNDNLWAVYEKLGKIRFNAVNTSIKGVSAEKGRDIIFKGYSTKQDGTGKTANQSPYFKCTACHNNEKEFNDLSDISAQNRLDYAEKHDLPFLQGSSFYGLVNRKTFYNDDYQKKYGHVPIIKASNTDIRKAIQLCAIQCSQGRELADWEIESILAYYNTIGLKIKDLNLSAEEKEQIETAINSNTALHQAVHTLEGKYLAKSPAHFADHQEYAPLSTAEKTDKERFKNGKLIYDRSCLHCHEAKRYSFFSLDNSKLSFLNLLNRTKANTNGSIHKITRHGTWPLAGKRAYMPLYPTEKMSKDQLNDLKIYVENMAMGNNLLQQ; this comes from the coding sequence ATGTTTGGAGGATTCAAAATAATAAGCATCTTAACTAGTTTAATCTTAATGATTGTATTCGCTAGTTTTACCATTTATACACCTCAGCAAGAACAGTTTTTCTTATCGGATAATGATAACCTTTGGGCGGTTTATGAAAAATTGGGCAAAATTAGATTTAATGCCGTCAATACTTCTATCAAAGGAGTTTCTGCTGAAAAAGGGAGGGATATTATCTTTAAGGGATATTCTACCAAACAGGATGGAACAGGAAAAACAGCCAACCAAAGCCCTTATTTTAAGTGTACAGCTTGTCACAACAACGAAAAGGAATTTAACGATTTATCAGATATTTCTGCTCAAAACCGCTTGGACTATGCCGAAAAACACGACCTTCCTTTTTTACAAGGTAGTTCATTTTATGGGCTTGTTAACCGCAAGACTTTTTACAACGATGATTATCAAAAAAAGTATGGTCATGTTCCCATTATCAAAGCCTCTAATACAGACATTCGAAAAGCGATTCAACTTTGTGCGATACAGTGTTCCCAAGGACGAGAATTAGCAGACTGGGAGATCGAATCAATCTTGGCGTATTATAATACCATTGGGTTAAAAATAAAAGATTTAAACCTAAGTGCAGAGGAGAAAGAACAAATAGAAACGGCAATTAATAGCAATACTGCCCTTCACCAAGCAGTGCATACGCTTGAAGGAAAATACCTAGCCAAAAGCCCTGCTCATTTTGCAGATCACCAAGAGTATGCGCCTTTATCTACAGCAGAAAAAACAGATAAAGAACGTTTTAAAAACGGCAAACTCATCTATGATCGTAGCTGTTTGCACTGTCACGAGGCCAAACGTTATTCGTTCTTTAGTTTGGATAATAGTAAACTGTCCTTTCTTAATTTACTGAATCGCACCAAAGCCAATACAAATGGTTCTATCCACAAGATCACTCGTCATGGTACTTGGCCATTAGCAGGCAAACGAGCGTACATGCCTTTGTATCCTACCGAAAAGATGTCTAAAGATCAATTAAACGATCTAAAAATTTATGTAGAAAATATGGCCATGGGCAATAATTTGCTTCAACAATAA
- a CDS encoding BrxA/BrxB family bacilliredoxin: MYPEHLTIPMEKDLTDFGFEGLKTAEAVNELLSKKEGTVLVVVNSVCGCAAGNCRPGVKMAAQNAKLPDNMATVFAGVDKAAVDQARAFMLPYPPSSPSIALFKEGRLVHFLERHHIEGNTADAIAANLKMAFDKFC, from the coding sequence ATGTATCCAGAGCATTTAACGATACCAATGGAAAAAGATTTGACGGATTTTGGATTCGAAGGACTCAAAACCGCAGAAGCTGTTAATGAACTATTGAGCAAAAAAGAAGGCACTGTCTTGGTGGTGGTTAATTCGGTTTGTGGTTGTGCCGCAGGAAATTGTAGACCAGGTGTTAAGATGGCTGCTCAAAATGCCAAATTGCCAGATAATATGGCAACGGTATTTGCTGGAGTTGACAAAGCTGCTGTTGATCAGGCGAGAGCATTTATGCTTCCTTATCCTCCTTCTTCTCCTTCTATTGCTTTGTTCAAAGAAGGTCGTTTGGTTCATTTCTTAGAACGTCATCATATTGAAGGAAATACAGCTGATGCAATTGCCGCTAATTTAAAAATGGCATTTGATAAATTCTGTTAA
- a CDS encoding T9SS type A sorting domain-containing protein — protein sequence MRYIFIVLSLVYSLSCFAQQHDNNWLTGIGTPGTKSTQITFNNPIVLDSISRNMEIRGEIISMSDSLGNFIFYSNGIKIHNAQHQLMQNGDSLNPGQVADNFRQSGYPISEGMIAIPHPIEASKYYVFHQAITNASAIAGFADKLYYTLVDMNANGGLGKVETKNQILLENDSICAGQLEVVKHGNGRDWWLIQPMSGSNGYHVFLIAGNAITYHHKQYLGTIKILGSEMAGQATFNHQGNQYIRYDHYNDLDIYDFDRCSGYLSNYLHIPVIDSIDNLAGSGVLSGAAVSLNDRYLYVSSWIYLYQFDLWATDIAASKDTVAIHDNFTPTFIPTLFSYIQIAPDGKIYGHTYSNRYLHVIDYPDSAGLACNVRQHDIDIFFNNSQFFPNMPHYRMPALTGAACDTLTSIAIIGDNDLEEVSLYPNPTGSSVTIESESVIKNVMIYDALGREVKNIEKINQGIVELEIKDLENGIYIVWVELESGVILNKQLVVQKD from the coding sequence ATGAGATATATTTTTATAGTACTAAGTCTAGTTTATTCTTTAAGCTGTTTTGCACAACAGCATGATAATAACTGGTTAACAGGAATAGGAACACCAGGAACAAAATCGACACAAATTACTTTTAATAACCCTATTGTATTAGATAGTATTTCAAGAAATATGGAGATAAGAGGGGAGATTATATCCATGTCAGATAGTTTAGGCAATTTTATTTTTTATTCTAATGGTATCAAAATACATAATGCCCAACACCAATTGATGCAAAATGGAGATAGCCTTAATCCTGGACAAGTAGCAGATAATTTTAGGCAATCTGGATATCCTATAAGTGAAGGTATGATAGCTATTCCCCACCCTATTGAAGCCAGCAAATACTATGTTTTCCATCAAGCAATTACAAATGCAAGTGCTATAGCAGGATTTGCAGATAAGCTATACTATACTTTGGTAGATATGAATGCAAATGGAGGATTAGGAAAAGTAGAAACAAAGAATCAAATTTTATTAGAAAATGATTCTATATGCGCTGGTCAATTGGAAGTAGTTAAACACGGGAATGGTCGAGATTGGTGGCTAATACAGCCCATGAGTGGTTCAAATGGTTATCATGTTTTTTTAATTGCAGGAAATGCCATTACTTATCATCACAAGCAATATTTAGGCACTATCAAAATATTGGGAAGCGAAATGGCAGGACAAGCTACCTTTAATCATCAAGGAAATCAATATATTAGATATGACCATTACAATGATCTAGATATTTATGATTTTGATCGTTGTTCAGGATATTTGTCCAATTACTTACATATTCCTGTTATTGATTCTATTGATAATTTGGCAGGGAGTGGGGTCTTATCGGGAGCTGCTGTGTCTCTCAATGATAGATATTTATATGTCTCTTCTTGGATATATCTATATCAATTTGATTTATGGGCAACGGATATTGCAGCCTCAAAAGATACAGTAGCAATCCATGATAATTTTACGCCTACTTTTATACCTACTCTATTTAGTTATATACAAATAGCCCCAGATGGCAAGATATATGGGCATACTTATAGTAATAGATATCTTCATGTCATAGATTATCCTGATTCGGCAGGTTTGGCTTGTAATGTTCGACAACATGATATAGATATATTTTTTAATAATAGTCAGTTCTTTCCTAATATGCCGCACTATAGAATGCCAGCTTTAACGGGGGCTGCCTGCGATACGCTTACAAGTATAGCAATCATAGGTGATAACGATTTAGAAGAAGTGTCTTTATACCCCAATCCAACTGGTAGTAGTGTTACTATAGAATCAGAATCTGTCATAAAAAATGTAATGATTTATGATGCGTTAGGAAGAGAGGTCAAGAATATAGAGAAGATCAACCAAGGAATAGTAGAACTGGAAATAAAGGACTTAGAGAATGGAATTTATATTGTTTGGGTAGAGTTGGAAAGTGGAGTGATATTGAATAAACAGTTGGTTGTTCAGAAAGATTGA
- a CDS encoding T9SS type A sorting domain-containing protein produces MSTIELHEALEKEVNKIYLNTLAKGILKFSNSELISLRGIAAHCPQEGGLAVHQARGMLSMVEDVDLLNFDCISSNGRSIIEESPSELEAKKEEQVYERRWDLILYPNPASNTITLESNLVLEEEIQIKIYNPLGQKVKEITINEDINRIDINVGSLLGGIYNIHLQSGAYKSTKSFIVVK; encoded by the coding sequence TTGAGTACCATAGAATTACATGAAGCCTTAGAAAAAGAAGTGAATAAAATTTACTTAAATACTTTAGCAAAGGGGATCTTAAAATTTAGCAACAGTGAACTAATATCCCTAAGAGGTATAGCAGCCCATTGTCCACAAGAAGGAGGATTAGCAGTTCATCAAGCAAGAGGCATGTTATCTATGGTAGAGGATGTTGATTTGTTGAATTTTGATTGTATTAGTAGTAATGGAAGATCTATTATAGAGGAATCTCCGAGTGAATTGGAGGCAAAAAAAGAAGAGCAGGTTTATGAAAGAAGATGGGATTTGATCTTATACCCTAATCCAGCAAGTAATACAATAACTCTAGAAAGTAATCTAGTTCTAGAAGAAGAGATACAAATAAAAATCTACAATCCTTTAGGACAGAAGGTAAAGGAAATAACCATAAATGAAGACATCAACAGGATAGATATAAATGTTGGTTCACTATTAGGTGGTATATATAATATTCACTTACAAAGTGGTGCTTACAAAAGTACAAAATCCTTTATAGTAGTAAAATAA
- a CDS encoding T9SS type A sorting domain-containing protein: MEKEVNEIYLNTLAKGVLEFSNSELISLRQAAAHCPQEGGVGVHQARGMLSMVEDVDLLNFDCISSNGRSIIEESPSELEAKKEEQVYERRWDLILYPNPASNTITLESSLVLEEKIQIKIYNALGQKVKEVTINEAINTIDINVSSLLDGIYNIRLQSGAYKSTKSFVVVK, encoded by the coding sequence ATGGAAAAAGAAGTCAATGAAATTTACTTGAATACACTTGCAAAAGGAGTTTTAGAATTTAGTAACAGTGAATTAATATCCTTAAGACAAGCAGCAGCACATTGTCCACAAGAAGGAGGTGTAGGAGTCCATCAGGCAAGAGGGATGTTGTCTATGGTAGAGGATGTTGATTTGTTGAATTTTGATTGTATTAGTAGTAATGGAAGATCTATTATAGAGGAATCTCCGAGTGAATTGGAGGCAAAAAAAGAAGAGCAGGTTTATGAAAGAAGATGGGATTTAATCTTATATCCTAATCCAGCAAGCAATACAATAACTCTAGAAAGTAGCCTAGTTTTAGAAGAAAAGATCCAAATAAAAATTTACAATGCCTTAGGGCAGAAAGTAAAAGAAGTTACTATCAATGAAGCTATTAATACTATAGACATAAATGTTAGTTCACTATTGGATGGCATTTATAATATTCGCTTACAAAGTGGTGCTTACAAAAGTACAAAATCCTTTGTAGTGGTTAAATAA
- a CDS encoding M15 family metallopeptidase produces MNNKFLVVLITTVWGLISCSNDANTATATTSNRSITADSMVLQPQDTSAPEIPDSLIQFDDHISPEKRKAIMEKISKKYLMGKFDPAKDERFAKVPSPYAQKELFMRKEALESFKKMHAAAQEEGIQLRIISATRPFNVQKSIWEAKWTGRRKVDGKMLPKTVKDPKGRAIKILRWSSMPSTSRHHWGTDIDINNLEPEYFEKGQGLKEYEWLVAHAGEYGFCQVYSEMGPDRPDGYQEEKWHWSYLPISKALTDAYAQKITDQDIEGFLGAESAPMIEVVKKYVLGINPQCL; encoded by the coding sequence ATGAATAATAAATTTTTAGTGGTTTTGATAACAACAGTATGGGGGCTTATTTCCTGTAGTAATGATGCCAATACAGCAACCGCAACGACTTCTAATCGTTCTATTACTGCCGATAGCATGGTTTTGCAACCACAGGATACTTCTGCTCCCGAAATTCCAGACAGTTTGATCCAGTTTGATGACCATATTTCGCCAGAAAAACGCAAAGCAATTATGGAAAAAATTAGCAAAAAATATCTAATGGGAAAATTTGACCCTGCTAAAGATGAGCGTTTTGCTAAGGTGCCCAGTCCATATGCTCAAAAGGAATTGTTTATGCGAAAAGAAGCCTTAGAAAGCTTTAAAAAAATGCATGCTGCTGCTCAGGAAGAGGGGATTCAACTGCGCATTATTTCTGCAACAAGACCGTTTAATGTTCAAAAATCAATTTGGGAGGCCAAATGGACAGGGAGAAGAAAAGTAGATGGAAAAATGCTGCCTAAAACGGTTAAAGATCCCAAAGGGCGAGCCATTAAAATTTTACGTTGGAGCTCTATGCCAAGCACTTCACGCCACCATTGGGGAACGGATATTGATATTAATAATTTAGAACCTGAGTATTTTGAAAAAGGGCAAGGGCTCAAAGAATACGAATGGTTGGTGGCTCATGCTGGGGAGTATGGGTTTTGCCAAGTTTATTCCGAAATGGGACCCGATCGACCAGACGGCTATCAAGAAGAAAAGTGGCACTGGTCTTATTTGCCAATTTCTAAGGCTTTGACAGATGCCTATGCACAAAAAATTACGGATCAGGATATAGAAGGTTTTTTAGGGGCTGAATCGGCTCCTATGATAGAAGTTGTTAAAAAATATGTATTGGGAATCAATCCTCAATGCTTGTAG